From Solea senegalensis isolate Sse05_10M linkage group LG19, IFAPA_SoseM_1, whole genome shotgun sequence, the proteins below share one genomic window:
- the zc3h7a gene encoding zinc finger CCCH domain-containing protein 7A isoform X1 gives MSGACQDRSRRWQEIQKGLQFIQSTLPFPGSQDKYEVFIKELVWNLFGEGNDVFKEGEWTKSIEMYTESLSIAEYADSEDICVPIALLEKLYANRAAAYLNVVPGLYDQALEDCEKALHLNEGNFKALYRKAKSLKELGRHQEAYETVAKCSLVVPQDPSVTQLTQDLAKILGLKIRKAYVRSKPALNVMRGSNYQDASFDKFSHSSLSVEDIEIEVPQSAQDGSVLAPTLAPIQAPVAAVHAPLNETVLDEFPHNNSHSSVTPSEPPGFESIPLPVSTSAALPALTFVNGCRNTQPCPILETSQDFDADIIGDDLDDLLDQAGPESNMDIPTVKGPLPLPTSIASGSSMSSPFLMPSHISPYHHISTQQCTVTLPPLYHKSGSSTYFGMDTFDSLPPPLDSLDSLTMSDFNSDYVPGPFIPQINTTESPMGMAVGMPEVKGLPPAVDLAKNPLAETHEFKQACSVCYVKTGPGVLDYTFHTEEHKCKKDALLGRIKHSPDKTWKLIRPRPTKTQYVGPYYICKEVAVGKDCLYPGHCTFAYCQEEIDVWTLERKGFISRELLFDPFGHNSNIRLTVPKILQEHHGIFMFLCGVCFDHKPRIISKTNKDEPSLCSHPVTKHVFEDHKCLVHILKENTVRYSKIRPLNPHCQLDLCRHEVRYGCVREDDCFYAHSLIELKVWMMQHELGITHESIVQEAKKFWNATASLQGVQQHSSAKRRFGPPNLKMLFVCGQCWRNGQLSESDKNKKYCSAKARHTWAKDRRVVLVSSHERKKWTAVRPLPTKKPIPSQFEICMHVTAGKKCQYIGNCTFAHSVEERDLWTYMKENNIPDLDQLYEQWLQSQKPGWGEESSSNSIRENGKQIHMPTDYAEEVAGNHCWLCGKNCNSEKQWQQHITSEKHKDRVFNSEDDQNCWQYRFPTGTFKVCERFLKDTCTEDDFCKLAHGELELKEWMERREFLLMKLAKAKKDHLIAPNDNDFGKYSFLLKDIK, from the exons ATGTCCGGAGCGTGTCAGGACAGAAGTCGTCGCTGGCAGGAGATCCAGAAAGGCTTGCAGTTCATCCA ATCAACGCTTCCATTTCCTGGAAGCCAAGACAAGTATGAG GTGTTCATTAAGGAACTTGTGTGGAATCTTTTTGGAGAAGGAAACGACGTGTTTAAAGAAGGGGAATGGACAAAATCCATCGAGATGTACACTGAGTCCTTGAGCATAGCGGAGTACGCAGACTCTGAGGACATCTGTGTTCCTATTGCTTTATTGGAAAAGCTGTATGCAAATCGAGCTGCGGCTTATCTAAATGTTGTTCCG GGACTATATGACCAAGCATTAGAAGACTGTGAAAAGGCTCTTCACTTAAATGAGGGAAACTTCAAAGCGCTGTATAGGAAAGCAAAATCCTTGAAGGAGCTGGGGAGACACCAGGAGGCCTATGAGACCGTTGCCAAATGCTCTCTAGTAGTGCCCCAG GATCCCAGTGTCACACAGCTGACTCAGGACCTTGCCAAAATATTGGGGTTGAAAATCCGTAAAGCTTATGTGAGAAGCAAG CCTGCCTTAAATGTTATGCGAGGATCAAATTATCAAGATGCATCATTTGATAAG ttttcccATAGCTCACTTTCAGTTGAAGACATAGAAATTG AAGTGCCTCAGTCGGCCCAGGATGGCAGTGTTCTGGCTCCAACCCTAGCTCCCATCCAAGCCCCGGTGGCCGCCGTTCACGCGCCTCTGAATGAAACAGTGCTGGACGAATTTCCTCACAACAACAGTCACTCATCTGTGACCCCGTCTGAACCTCCTGGCTTCGAGTCTATTCCCCTGCCCGTGTCCACATCAGCTGCTCTCCCTGCACTTACATTTGTTAACGGGTGCAGGAACACGCAGCCTTGCCCCATACTTGAAACTAGTCAAGATTTTGATGCGGACATCATCGGGGATGACCTAGACGATCTACTGGACCAAGCTGGCCCCGAATCCAACATG GACATACCCACAGTAAAAGGGCCTCTTCCTTTGCCTACCAGTATTGCCTCGGGCAGTTCCATGTCAAGTCCATTCCTAATGCCATCTCATATCAGCCCATATCACCACATTAGTACACAGCAGTGCACTGTGACTCTGCCCCCATTGTATCACAAATCAGGGTCAAGCACATATTTTGGCATGGACACTTTTGACTCCCTGCCTCCACCGCTGGACTCCCTGGATAGTCTCACTATGTCTGACTTTAATTCAG ATTATGTTCCTGGTCCGTTCATTCCACAG ataaacACGACGGAATCCCCAATGGGAATGGCTGTGGGAATGCCTGAAGTGAAGGGTCTTCCTCCTGCTGTCGATTTAGCGAAGAACCCATTAGCAGAAACACATGAATTCAAACAAGCCTGCTCAGTATGCTACGTCAAAACTG GTCCCGGTGTGTTGGACTACACATTTCATACTGAAGAGCATAAATGCAAAAAAGACGCTTTACTCGGCAGAATCAAACACTCACCAGACAAAACGTGGAAGCTCATTCGGCCCAGACCGACAAAAACTCAATATGTTGGACCGTATTACATTTGCAAAG AGGTGGCTGTTGGAAAAGACTGCCTATACCCCGGCCACTGCACGTTTGCATACTGCCAAGAAGAGATTGACGTTTGGACTCTAGAGCGGAAAGGGTTCATTTCTAGAGAACTACTCTTTGATCCGTTTGGACATAACTCTAACATCAGGTTGACGGTTCCCAAGATTTTACAGGAGCATCATGGGATATTCATGTTTCTTTGTGGG GTGTGCTTTGACCACAAACCCAGAATAATCAGCAAAACCAACAAAGACGAACCTTCACTTTGCTCCCATCCAGTAACAAAGCACGTGTTTGAGGACCATAA GTGCCTGGTCCACATCTTGAAAGAGAATACAGTTCGTTATTCCAAAATCCGACCCCTGAATCCCCACTGCCAGCTGGATCTCTGTCGCCATGAAGTCCGCTACGGCTGCGTAAGAGAGGACGACTGCTTTTATGCACACAGCCTCATTGAGCTGAAGGTCTGGATGATGCAGCATGAGCTTG GTATTACTCATGAAAGTATTGTTCAAGAGGCAAAGAAGTTTTGGAATGCAACAGCTTCATTGCAGGGAGTTCAG CAGCATTCCAGTGCAAAGAGGAGGTTTGGGCCTCCAAATCTGAagatgctgtttgtgtgtggccaGTGTTGGAGAAATGGCCAACTCAGTGaatctgacaaaaacaagaagtaTTGCTCGGCCAAGGCAAGACACAC GTGGGCAAAGGACAGAAGGGTGGTGCTTGTAAGTTCCCACGAAAGGAAAAAGTGGACAGCCGTCAGACCACTTCCAACTAAAAAGCCAATCCCGTCTCAGTTTGAG ATTTGCATGCACGTGACAGCCGGAAAGAAGTGTCAGTACATTGGGAATTGCACATTTGCTCACAGCGTAGAAGAAAGAGACCTTTGGACCTatatgaaggaaaataaca TTCCAGATCTGGATCAGCTTTATGAGCAGTGGCTGCAGTCTCAGAAGCCAGGCTGGGGCGAGGAGAGCTCCAGTAACTCCATCAGGGAGAACGGCAAACAGATCCACATGCCCACAGACTACGCTGAGGAAGTG GCTGGCAATCACTGTTGGCTGTGTGGTAAAAACTGCAACAGTGAGAAACAGTGGCAGCAGCACATCAcgtcagagaaacacaaagaccgAGTTTTCAACTCTGAAGACGATCAGAACTGCTGGCAGTACCGATTTCCCACAGGCACTTTCAAAGTTTGTGAGAG GTTCCTCaaagacacatgcacagaggATGACTTCTGTAAGCTAGCACACGGGGAGCTGGAGCTAAAGGAGTGGATGGAGCGCAGGGAATTCCTTTTGATGAAACTTGCCAAAGCCAAAAAAGACCATCTTATAGCACCAAATGACAATGACTTTGGGAAATACAGTTTTCTGCTTAAAgacattaaataa
- the zc3h7a gene encoding zinc finger CCCH domain-containing protein 7A isoform X2, producing the protein MSGACQDRSRRWQEIQKGLQFIQSTLPFPGSQDKYEVFIKELVWNLFGEGNDVFKEGEWTKSIEMYTESLSIAEYADSEDICVPIALLEKLYANRAAAYLNVVPGLYDQALEDCEKALHLNEGNFKALYRKAKSLKELGRHQEAYETVAKCSLVVPQDPSVTQLTQDLAKILGLKIRKAYVRSKPALNVMRGSNYQDASFDKFSHSSLSVEDIEIEVPQSAQDGSVLAPTLAPIQAPVAAVHAPLNETVLDEFPHNNSHSSVTPSEPPGFESIPLPVSTSAALPALTFVNGCRNTQPCPILETSQDFDADIIGDDLDDLLDQAGPESNMDIPTVKGPLPLPTSIASGSSMSSPFLMPSHISPYHHISTQQCTVTLPPLYHKSGSSTYFGMDTFDSLPPPLDSLDSLTMSDFNSDYVPGPFIPQINTTESPMGMAVGMPEVKGLPPAVDLAKNPLAETHEFKQACSVCYVKTGPGVLDYTFHTEEHKCKKDALLGRIKHSPDKTWKLIRPRPTKTQYVGPYYICKEVAVGKDCLYPGHCTFAYCQEEIDVWTLERKGFISRELLFDPFGHNSNIRLTVPKILQEHHGIFMFLCGVCFDHKPRIISKTNKDEPSLCSHPVTKHVFEDHKCLVHILKENTVRYSKIRPLNPHCQLDLCRHEVRYGCVREDDCFYAHSLIELKVWMMQHELGITHESIVQEAKKFWNATASLQGVQHSSAKRRFGPPNLKMLFVCGQCWRNGQLSESDKNKKYCSAKARHTWAKDRRVVLVSSHERKKWTAVRPLPTKKPIPSQFEICMHVTAGKKCQYIGNCTFAHSVEERDLWTYMKENNIPDLDQLYEQWLQSQKPGWGEESSSNSIRENGKQIHMPTDYAEEVAGNHCWLCGKNCNSEKQWQQHITSEKHKDRVFNSEDDQNCWQYRFPTGTFKVCERFLKDTCTEDDFCKLAHGELELKEWMERREFLLMKLAKAKKDHLIAPNDNDFGKYSFLLKDIK; encoded by the exons ATGTCCGGAGCGTGTCAGGACAGAAGTCGTCGCTGGCAGGAGATCCAGAAAGGCTTGCAGTTCATCCA ATCAACGCTTCCATTTCCTGGAAGCCAAGACAAGTATGAG GTGTTCATTAAGGAACTTGTGTGGAATCTTTTTGGAGAAGGAAACGACGTGTTTAAAGAAGGGGAATGGACAAAATCCATCGAGATGTACACTGAGTCCTTGAGCATAGCGGAGTACGCAGACTCTGAGGACATCTGTGTTCCTATTGCTTTATTGGAAAAGCTGTATGCAAATCGAGCTGCGGCTTATCTAAATGTTGTTCCG GGACTATATGACCAAGCATTAGAAGACTGTGAAAAGGCTCTTCACTTAAATGAGGGAAACTTCAAAGCGCTGTATAGGAAAGCAAAATCCTTGAAGGAGCTGGGGAGACACCAGGAGGCCTATGAGACCGTTGCCAAATGCTCTCTAGTAGTGCCCCAG GATCCCAGTGTCACACAGCTGACTCAGGACCTTGCCAAAATATTGGGGTTGAAAATCCGTAAAGCTTATGTGAGAAGCAAG CCTGCCTTAAATGTTATGCGAGGATCAAATTATCAAGATGCATCATTTGATAAG ttttcccATAGCTCACTTTCAGTTGAAGACATAGAAATTG AAGTGCCTCAGTCGGCCCAGGATGGCAGTGTTCTGGCTCCAACCCTAGCTCCCATCCAAGCCCCGGTGGCCGCCGTTCACGCGCCTCTGAATGAAACAGTGCTGGACGAATTTCCTCACAACAACAGTCACTCATCTGTGACCCCGTCTGAACCTCCTGGCTTCGAGTCTATTCCCCTGCCCGTGTCCACATCAGCTGCTCTCCCTGCACTTACATTTGTTAACGGGTGCAGGAACACGCAGCCTTGCCCCATACTTGAAACTAGTCAAGATTTTGATGCGGACATCATCGGGGATGACCTAGACGATCTACTGGACCAAGCTGGCCCCGAATCCAACATG GACATACCCACAGTAAAAGGGCCTCTTCCTTTGCCTACCAGTATTGCCTCGGGCAGTTCCATGTCAAGTCCATTCCTAATGCCATCTCATATCAGCCCATATCACCACATTAGTACACAGCAGTGCACTGTGACTCTGCCCCCATTGTATCACAAATCAGGGTCAAGCACATATTTTGGCATGGACACTTTTGACTCCCTGCCTCCACCGCTGGACTCCCTGGATAGTCTCACTATGTCTGACTTTAATTCAG ATTATGTTCCTGGTCCGTTCATTCCACAG ataaacACGACGGAATCCCCAATGGGAATGGCTGTGGGAATGCCTGAAGTGAAGGGTCTTCCTCCTGCTGTCGATTTAGCGAAGAACCCATTAGCAGAAACACATGAATTCAAACAAGCCTGCTCAGTATGCTACGTCAAAACTG GTCCCGGTGTGTTGGACTACACATTTCATACTGAAGAGCATAAATGCAAAAAAGACGCTTTACTCGGCAGAATCAAACACTCACCAGACAAAACGTGGAAGCTCATTCGGCCCAGACCGACAAAAACTCAATATGTTGGACCGTATTACATTTGCAAAG AGGTGGCTGTTGGAAAAGACTGCCTATACCCCGGCCACTGCACGTTTGCATACTGCCAAGAAGAGATTGACGTTTGGACTCTAGAGCGGAAAGGGTTCATTTCTAGAGAACTACTCTTTGATCCGTTTGGACATAACTCTAACATCAGGTTGACGGTTCCCAAGATTTTACAGGAGCATCATGGGATATTCATGTTTCTTTGTGGG GTGTGCTTTGACCACAAACCCAGAATAATCAGCAAAACCAACAAAGACGAACCTTCACTTTGCTCCCATCCAGTAACAAAGCACGTGTTTGAGGACCATAA GTGCCTGGTCCACATCTTGAAAGAGAATACAGTTCGTTATTCCAAAATCCGACCCCTGAATCCCCACTGCCAGCTGGATCTCTGTCGCCATGAAGTCCGCTACGGCTGCGTAAGAGAGGACGACTGCTTTTATGCACACAGCCTCATTGAGCTGAAGGTCTGGATGATGCAGCATGAGCTTG GTATTACTCATGAAAGTATTGTTCAAGAGGCAAAGAAGTTTTGGAATGCAACAGCTTCATTGCAGGGAGTTCAG CATTCCAGTGCAAAGAGGAGGTTTGGGCCTCCAAATCTGAagatgctgtttgtgtgtggccaGTGTTGGAGAAATGGCCAACTCAGTGaatctgacaaaaacaagaagtaTTGCTCGGCCAAGGCAAGACACAC GTGGGCAAAGGACAGAAGGGTGGTGCTTGTAAGTTCCCACGAAAGGAAAAAGTGGACAGCCGTCAGACCACTTCCAACTAAAAAGCCAATCCCGTCTCAGTTTGAG ATTTGCATGCACGTGACAGCCGGAAAGAAGTGTCAGTACATTGGGAATTGCACATTTGCTCACAGCGTAGAAGAAAGAGACCTTTGGACCTatatgaaggaaaataaca TTCCAGATCTGGATCAGCTTTATGAGCAGTGGCTGCAGTCTCAGAAGCCAGGCTGGGGCGAGGAGAGCTCCAGTAACTCCATCAGGGAGAACGGCAAACAGATCCACATGCCCACAGACTACGCTGAGGAAGTG GCTGGCAATCACTGTTGGCTGTGTGGTAAAAACTGCAACAGTGAGAAACAGTGGCAGCAGCACATCAcgtcagagaaacacaaagaccgAGTTTTCAACTCTGAAGACGATCAGAACTGCTGGCAGTACCGATTTCCCACAGGCACTTTCAAAGTTTGTGAGAG GTTCCTCaaagacacatgcacagaggATGACTTCTGTAAGCTAGCACACGGGGAGCTGGAGCTAAAGGAGTGGATGGAGCGCAGGGAATTCCTTTTGATGAAACTTGCCAAAGCCAAAAAAGACCATCTTATAGCACCAAATGACAATGACTTTGGGAAATACAGTTTTCTGCTTAAAgacattaaataa